The region AGTTCTTGAATTATGACCAGCAAGAACAAATTGACCCCAGATCGTGAgatgtatatgtaaatattttgattattattcttttttaaaattaatttttattggagtcgctttacaatgtggtgttaagTACTactatacaacaaaatgaatcagctatgtgtaaacatatatcccctattttttagatttctgtCTCATTCAGGTCCCACAGAGCATCGagtagagttccccatgctatacagtagattctcattcgttatgtattttatagatagtagtgtatatatatctgtctcaatctcccaatttatcctccttcctcccctctctctccccagtaTCCCTATATGTTggttgtgtgtctgtttctgctttgcaaataaattcatctatatcatttttctagattccacataagaTCAATATTatatgctatttgtttttctctttctgacttatatcTGTTTATATGACAGtctccagatccatccatgtctctgcaaatggcactatttcattctttttatggctgagtagtattccactgtgtgtgtgtgtgtgtgtgtgtgtgtgtgtgtgtgtgtgtgtgtataccacattttatttatcccttCTTCTGCTATTTGTatgtaattttgaaagaaaaacatttcacttATCTTGAAGGCTGTGATACATTCAGTAGTTGATTCTTCTACCTGAAGTTTCTTCAGTGTCATCAAATAACATACACCTGAAAAAGACTTTGTTTCATAGTAAGATAAAAAGATTAGCCTGGGTTATCCAGGTTAGTGAAATGTAATAACGAGATCCTCTAAACACTGAATGAGAATAAGAAAATTGAGGCCAAAGAACATTTAATATGCTACGCTGCAGGTTTTGAAGATTGAGAAAGGACCATGAACCAAGGAATGTAGGTGGCTACCAGAAAGTCATTTAGGAGGGAAATGCATTCTCTTCTGGAGCATCTAGATGGATCCCAGCACTGCAAACATGTGGACTTTAGTCCATTGAGACCCATTCCAGTTTGAGCTTTGGATCTGTAGAACTTCAAGttattgtttatgtatttatctcTATctctggacagaggttcatagcaCTGTACAGGAAGTGATGataaaaaccatccccaagaaaaagaaatgtaaaaagacaaaatggatgtctgaggagggcttagaaatagctgagaaaagaagagaagctaaagcagaggaggaaagaagagacataaccatttgaatgtagagttccaaagaatagcaaggagagataagaaagccttcctaagtcatcaatgaaaagaaatagaggaaaacaatagaatgggaaagactagggatctcttcaagaaaattagagataccaagggaacatttcatgcaaagatgatcaCAATAaaagaaacggtatggacctaacagaaacagcagatattaagaagagatggcaagaatacacagtagaactatacaaaaagtctcaaatgacccagataaccacgttggtgtgatcactcacatagagccagacatcctggagtgtgaagtcaagtgggccttaggaagcatcactacgaacaaagctagtggaggtgatggaattccagctgagctatttcaaatcctgaaagatgatgctgagaaagtgctgcactcagtatgccagcaaatttggaaaactcagcaatagccacaggactggaaaaagtcagttttcattccaatcccaaagaatgttcaaactactgcacaattgcactcatctcacatgctagcaaagtaatgctcaaagttctctaaGCTATGCTTCAAccgtatgtgaactgagaacttcctgatgttcaaactggattcaaGAAAGGCAGAgttagaaccagagatcaaattgccaacatctgttggatcatcaaaaaagcaagagagttccagaaaaacatccacttctgcttcattgactacactaaagcctttgattgtgtggatcacaatgaactgtgtttcttaaagagatgggaataccagaccatcttacctgcctcctgagaaatctgtattcaggtcaggaagtgacagttagaaccggacacagaacaatggactggttccagattgggaaaggagtacatcaatgctgtacactgtcatcctgattatttaacttatatgcagagtacatcatgcaaaatgctgggctggatgcagcacaaactggaatcaagattgccgggagacacaccaataatctcagatatgcagatgttaccacccttaaggcagaaagcaaggaggaaccaaagagcttcttaatgaaagtgaaaaaggagagtgaaaaaactgacttaaaactcaacattcaaaaaacaaagatcatggcatccaatcccatcacttcagggcaaatagatggggaaacaatggaaacagtgagagactattttcttgggctccaaaatactggggatgatgactgtagccatgaaattaaaagatgcctgcccaccggaagaaaagttatgactaatctagacagcatgttaaaaagcaaagacattactttgctgatgaaggtctgtctagtcaaagctatggcttttccaggagtcatgtagggatgtgtgagttggaatataaaaaaagctgagcactgaagaattgatgctttcgaattatggtgttgaaaaagactcttgagagtcctttggactgcaaggggatctaaccagtcaatcctgagagaaatcaatcctgaatactcattggaaggactgatgctgaagctgaagctcctatattctggccacctgatgtgaagagcagactcatgaGAAAAGCCCTTGCTgtcagaaaagattgaaggcaagaggagaaggggacaacagaggatgagatggttggatggtatcaccaactcaatgaacatgagcttgagcaagctccgggagttggagatggacagggaagcctggcatgctgcagtccatgggattgcaaagaatcagacaggactgagcaactgaactgaactgatctatccatccatccatctatctatttatctatctttgtatatacacacacatgtataacatatatacatagcTATAGtgggataatttgttacagcagcatgcatgcatgcttagttgttcagttatgtccCATTCTTtgggacttcatggactgtagcctgccatgcttcaGCAtacacgggattttccaggcaagaatactggagtgcatttccatttcctactccaggggatcttcccaacccagcgattgaactcacttctcttgcatctcttgcactgtcAGATGGATACCAttctgacacctgggaagccccagtaaaatataaatcatatatttttatcCAATAAGAtttcattcaaaaaactgaggttAAGCCTCTCAATTTATTCACTTAGGTTCCTCCAGGTAGTATTTTCTATTGAAATCCCaccttaatagaaaaaaattagagtCAATTTGGAGACAGTTGTTTCCATTAACTGATACAGTAAATTCCACACTGCATGAGTGTAAATATGGTTTTGATTTTGAGACTTTGAGTTGTTAAGTtggaaaaagtaattaaaattattaaattagaTCACTCATTCTACCTTAAATCTTTGCGCTTAAATTTCTACTTTCCTTGGATTTCATGTTAACTAGGCAATGTtcgtttttaaaatttctttacctTCCGACAGTCTTGTAAGGTTTCTTTTAATAGAATAAATTGGATTATAAATGATTCGGTgtgcatgtacatatgtgtgtgtgtgaacatggtTATTTGAAAGAGAAATGTATACAAATAGAGACACATgtattgggcttctcaggtggcaccagcaataaagattctgcctgccaatgcaggagacttgggttctattctgggttgggaagatcccctggaggagggcatggcagcccactccagtatttttgcctggagaatcccatggacagaggagcctggcgggctacagtctatggggttgcagagagttggacaccaaTGAGCGACAAACTCTTGCACATATACACAACTATCTTTTGTGTAGTAATAAAAGTTTGATTAATGTTTTCCTTATCATATTTAAAGTCAAGTTCAACTCTAAGGCCATATAATGTAaatctgtttattcatttttgtctttctgtgtagCTTCCACTTGGAGACATCTATTTTATTATCAGTTTTTGCCAGTGTCAGTTGTAAACATGGAGGACATCAATCTGAATAACAACAGAAATCAAAAGAGTAGAAAAATACCCATGAACAGTTATAACAAGGCACATGTTAAGGTCTGGAGTATTCGGAAGAGCAGTTAAGGAAGTGATATATAAAGGAATGAGactcacaaaaagaaaacagtggtctcaaatttttttttttctttctcttacaagCTTATGTTAGTAGCTTTGATTGCCAAGAAAATGAGACTCACAAAAGGAAAACAAtggtctcagattttttttttctttctgttacaaCCTTATGTAAGTAGCTGTGATTGccaagagtattttttttttttttttttccataggggCCTTCTCCCATGGCTtagcagtaaaagaatccacctgcaatgcaggagacatgggttcaagccctgggttgggaagatcccctggaggtggtcatggcaacccaccccagtattcttgcttggagaatcccatggacagaggaacctggtgggctacagtccatagggtcccacagagtcatacatgactgaagcaacttagcatgcatgcatacaaccTTGAGACAATGGGAAAATCCAAATATCTTAGATCCATGGTTGAAGATAACCTTGGAATAATAGGATAATGacaaagggaaaaattaaaaaaaaaaactttattagaatatagttgctttacgacGTTAACTTATGCTATActgtaaagtgaatcagctgtatgtatacacatatcccctcgttttggatttccttcctattaggtcaccacagagcactgagtagaattccctgtgttacacagtagttctcattagttatctattttaaacatagcatcAACAGTGTATATTGTCAGTCCCAATCTTCCAAGAGAATTCTTGAATATAAGAGAGAGCACAAagtttcataaaatgagttgcATAAATTGTATAGAGAAGTTGagataaaagaaatggaaactccaATAAGGAACTGACGAGGCATGTTTTACTTACTTCCATATCTGATATAAATTGCAATTTCTGGCTCTGAGGCTTTCATCACGGGCACTTCTTAAGACTTAGGACCTCATGTCCTTTTAGAGTTGCCCTCCCCAAGAACATTTTCAGAGCCCTCTTTATGTCtttgttcctcagactgtagatgaaggggttcagcatgggtgtgaccacagtgtacatcactgAGGCTTTTGCATTTGAATGGGAACTGTGGGTAGCAGCAGAGCTCATATACACTCCTAAGCTCGTACAATAAAATAAGGAGACTACTGAGACGTGAGATGCACAGGTGGAAAGGGCCTTATACCTCCCctgagatgatgaaattccataTATGGAGGACACTATCTTAGAATATGAGTAAAGGATACCAGTAAGAGAACCAACACCCAGCAGGACAGCTGCAAAACACATCACCATGTTATTGGGAAAGGTGTCAGAACAAGGAAGTTGTACCATTTGATtgagttcacagaaaaagtgaggGATGTGCCAGTCTGTACAGAAGGACAGTCGCAACACCATTGAGCTTTCTAACAAGGAATGCAGGGCACTCATGACCCAGGACACCAGCACCAGCAGTGCACAGAGCCGGGGGCTTATGATGACCGTGTAGTGCagagggtggcagatggccacaaagCGGTCGTAGGCCATCACGGTCAGGAGGAAGCTGTCTAACACTGCAAAGAGTACAAAAAAATACATCTGTGTGATGCAAACTTCATAAGTTATTACTTTGCTCTGTGTCTGGATgttccacagcatctttgggatggtggtggaggtgaggcagatgtctacaaaggacaggttggagaggaagaagtacatgggggtgtggaggtgggagtctgagctgacggccaggatgatgagcaggtttccaaacacagtggtcaggtacatggagaggaaaagCCCAAATATGAGGGGCTGCAGTGCTCGTTCCTCTGAAAATCCCAGgagaagaaattctgaaatttctGTATCATTTCGTGGGTTCATGTGGTAGAGGTGACTGTAAGGAAGGGTAGAATAACATTACTAATTTTCACACAGATAGGCATTACTCACATTGTTTAAATAATACCATTCATATTTGGTCATCAAGAAATCAATATGTTAAGTATGGTTCTTATCCCCTTCAGAGAATTCCCCACGCCTTCTCTAGCAAGCAAACTTGCCCCATTTTTAACTTTTCCCCCATTATGTCATGTATTCACAGTTTTAATGACAAATTCCTGCACTTGAAAATTGAACTGCAACAATGTTTCCCATACAGTCTATGCAGGGATTATGACatgctaaaaaacaaaagttcCTAAAATCCAGATTGGAGAAAGAACATAAGCAAGTTAAAAACTTGTATGTCATGATtagtggtcttccctggtggctcagatggtaaacaatttgCCCATAATGCAGGAGAACCGTGTttactccctgggttgggaagatatcctggagaagggaatggcaacccactccattatttttgcctgggaaatgccatggacagaggagcctggtgggctatagtccatggggtcacaaagagtcagacacaactgagcaactaagtgcacacacacacacacacacacacacacatacacacacatgttagATGATTACAGGTATTATAACAAGCATGCTAGATGACTACAGGTATTATAAAGTAAAAGGAAGTAtgtagaaggaagagagagaaggaggtgtgtgtgtgctaatttTTATGCATGTTCAGGCCAGACCTGCCAAAAATGTGACTCTTGAATAGAGAGTCAGTAGTTGAGCACTTGTGGGGAAGTGTGTGCCTGAAAAGGGAACAGCCAGTTCACAGGTCTGCACAGCACAAAGCTGTTTGTTTAAGATGCTCCAGTTCAAAAAAAGGAAGCTGGTTTGGTGAGGGAGATCAGCAGGATGGAGAAGGAGAGGCGGTGTCACAGGATGCTGAGCAACAAGGACGCTTCCCTGCAGCTGGTGAAACCTCAAGTGACAAGGAGTCCCTCATCCACATATGTATCTCCAACATTTTAtgaaattcaatataaaaaaccCCACAGCCATATGAAACAAAATTGAAGGAAAATCCAAAAccaacttctagaagaaaaactataaacattatatttttgttaaaaatatacaagagttatactttaattaaaattaattagttaattaaatttatgaaaaggcacttctccttggaaggaaagctatgcaaacctagacagcatattaaaaagcagagacatcattttgtgacaaagcagtcaaagctatggtttatcaagtagtcatgtacgaatgtgagatttggtccataaagaaggttgagtgttggaaaattgttgctttcaaattgtggtgctagagaggactcttgagagtcccttgaaatgcaaggagatcaaaccatcaatcctaagggaaatcaaccacgaatattcattgggaggactgatgctgaagctgaagctctaatactttggccacctgatgcaaagagataactcattggaaaagaccctgaagctgggaagcactgaagacaaaaggagaaggggatggcagaggatgagatggttagatagcattaccaactcaatggacctgaatttgagcaaattctgggagacagtaatagcgaagcctggcattctgcagtccatggggtcacaaagagtcagacatgacttagccactgaacagcaacatgtTTTAATTACATAAGCTTGGGTCACTGACTCAATTTTAGATGACCAAAGACTTGGAAATAAAAGA is a window of Muntiacus reevesi chromosome 1, mMunRee1.1, whole genome shotgun sequence DNA encoding:
- the LOC136155482 gene encoding olfactory receptor-like protein OLF4 gives rise to the protein MNPRNDTEISEFLLLGFSEERALQPLIFGLFLSMYLTTVFGNLLIILAVSSDSHLHTPMYFFLSNLSFVDICLTSTTIPKMLWNIQTQSKVITYEVCITQMYFFVLFAVLDSFLLTVMAYDRFVAICHPLHYTVIISPRLCALLVLVSWVMSALHSLLESSMVLRLSFCTDWHIPHFFCELNQMVQLPCSDTFPNNMVMCFAAVLLGVGSLTGILYSYSKIVSSIYGISSSQGRYKALSTCASHVSVVSLFYCTSLGVYMSSAATHSSHSNAKASVMYTVVTPMLNPFIYSLRNKDIKRALKMFLGRATLKGHEVLSLKKCP